GATTATATTTCTTATTACCAATGCTAAACTTCATTAAAGTTTTGTAACTAAGCCTTATGGAAATTTTGCAAAAAGATAAATGTTCATTTTTATTTATAAAAATTTAAAGTAGACTAGCCTCATCAATTGTTACACTAGGTATGTTGCTACTGCTTCTTATTGTTTTTATTTCTTCACTTTTGTTTGGAAATTTCGTTCCTGTTGATGTAAAGATTTTTTTATACTCGGTGAGCTTGAGCATTAAAGAAATTTTAAGCTTTACAATGCCTTTTATCATCTTTTCTTTAATGTTCAATAGCATTAATAGCTTAAAGAATGCAGCAATTAAATTCGTTATATTACTACTGGCAACAGTTTTCTTATCAAATTTGCTTTCAAGCCTTGTTGGTTACCTCACAGGCTATATTATTATACAAAATTTTCACATTGATTCTGGAATAGAGCTGCCGCAAAATGCGCTGAGCAGTTTATGGGAATTTAAATTGTCAACATTGGTCTCAAGTTTTCACGCTCTATTACTTGGATTCATTGCTGGAATAACTGTACGTAAAATCATTCCACAAAAGAGTGATATTATCGCTAAAAAATTAGCAGATATAGCATTCTTTCTTCTCAAGAGAGTATTAATTCCTATTATGCCTGTATTTATATTAGGTTTTATCTTAAAGTTGCAACATGATAGGGTGTTATTAACTATTTTCAGAGATTATATTGTAATCTTTATTATTATGATAATTATTATATACGTTTATGTTATATTATTGTATGGAGTTGCAAGTTCATTTAGAGTGAAAGATTGGCTAGCTAGCATGAAAAATATGTTACCTGCACTAATAACAGCAATCGCAACATCATCTAGTAGTGCCACAATACCTGTTACTTTAGAGGGAAGTAAAAAAAATGTAAAGGAACCTAATATAGTAGATTCCATTGTTCCTGTCATTGCAAGTACCAATTCCATTGGCAATTGTTTCTGTATTATCGTTCTAGCTTTGGTAATTATGGAATCATTTGGTACTCAACCCTTAACAATATGGGAGCACGTGGGTTTCTTATCATATTTTTTGC
The nucleotide sequence above comes from Wolbachia endosymbiont of Oedothorax gibbosus. Encoded proteins:
- a CDS encoding cation:dicarboxylate symporter family transporter, translating into MLLLLLIVFISSLLFGNFVPVDVKIFLYSVSLSIKEILSFTMPFIIFSLMFNSINSLKNAAIKFVILLLATVFLSNLLSSLVGYLTGYIIIQNFHIDSGIELPQNALSSLWEFKLSTLVSSFHALLLGFIAGITVRKIIPQKSDIIAKKLADIAFFLLKRVLIPIMPVFILGFILKLQHDRVLLTIFRDYIVIFIIMIIIIYVYVILLYGVASSFRVKDWLASMKNMLPALITAIATSSSSATIPVTLEGSKKNVKEPNIVDSIVPVIASTNSIGNCFCIIVLALVIMESFGTQPLTIWEHVGFLSYFLLLKFTAAAPGSNIIVVLGILEEYLKFSPSMLSLITAIYVILNPITTGANVAGDGALVIMFTKFYKRFFVKGK